The following coding sequences are from one Triticum dicoccoides isolate Atlit2015 ecotype Zavitan chromosome 4A, WEW_v2.0, whole genome shotgun sequence window:
- the LOC119284993 gene encoding peroxisomal nicotinamide adenine dinucleotide carrier-like — protein sequence MSSAVVNGLAGAGGGIIAQIITYPLQTVNTRQQTERSAKKKKAGGGGSDASTLFQMLQLVQTEGWGGLYSGLKPSLIGTAASQGIYYYFYQLLKNKVEDVAAARGKKGLGDGTVGMFSWLVIAAVAGSINVLLTIPIWVLVTRMQTHTQAERKVIESKRELLLKEISRANPMDAHILKDRLAKLDSEKPRPYGTLQAIREVYRESGISGFWKGLIPTLIMVCNPSIQFMIYETLSKHLKSKRSGKRFPKKNITAMEVFLIGAMAKLGATLVTYPLLVVKSRLQAKQEIGRNAASRYTGTLDAILKMIRYEGLHGFYKGMGTKIVQSVLAASVLFMVKEELVKFVVLLVARSRTLLLTRSNKL from the exons ATGTCGAGCGCGGTGGTGAACGGGCtggccggcgccggcggcggcatCATCGCCCAGATCATCACATACCCCCTCCAGACC GTGAACACCCGGCAGCAGACAGAGAGGTcagcgaagaagaagaaggccggtgGCGGTGGCTCCGACGCTTCCACCCTCTTCCAGATGCTCCAG CTGGTCCAAACGGAAGGCTGGGGTGGGTTGTACAGCGGCCTCAAACCCTCACTTATTGGCACCGCTGCCTCGCAG GGAATCTATTACTACTTCTACCAGCTTCTCAAGAACAAGGTGGAAGATGTGGCAGCTGCTCGTGGGAAAAAGGGCCTAGGGGATGGCACTGTTGGGATGTTTTCTTGGCTTGTTATTGCAGctgttgctgg GTCAATCAATGTTCTTCTTACAATTCCAATATGGGTTCTTGTCACACGTATGCAG ACACATACACAGGCAGAAAGGAAGGTGATAGAGTCCAAGAGGGAGCTTTTGCTTAAGGAAATATCCAGGGCCAATCCAATGGATGCTCATATTCTTAAGGATAGATTAGCTAAGCTTGATTCTGAAAAACCTCGCCCATATGGCACACTTCAAGCA ATCCGGGAGGTCTATCGTGAATCAGGCATAAGTGGATTCTGGAAAGGACTTATTCCGACACTAATTATG GTATGCAATCCATCAATTCAGTTTATGATATATGAAACACTGTCAAAGCATCTCAAGTCAAAGCGGTCTGGAAAGCGATTCCCCAAGAAGAATATCACTGCTATGGAG GTATTCTTAATAGGTGCAATGGCAAAGCTGGGAGCTACTCTTGTGACCTACCCGTTGTTAGTGGTCAAg TCTAGGTTGCAGGCAAAACAGGAAATTGGCAGGAACGCGGCGTCCAGATATACAG GTACATTAGATGCAATATTGAAGATGATTCGCTACGAGGGATTGCATGGATTTTACAAAGGAATGGGTACAAAGATTGTACAGAGTGTTCTTGCCGCCTCGGTCCTTTTTATGGTGAAGGAGGAGCTGGTTAAGTTTGTAGTTCTTTTAGTTGCCAGGAGCAGGACTCTGCTTCTTACTAGATCTAACAAACTATAG